The DNA window CACGAACAGATGCTCGTGCAGGGCGCGGTTATGCTTGACGTGCCAGACCATAACCGGCGGCGTATCCCGGTCGGTCCGGGTCGGGAACACGGCCGTGCCGGGAACGCGCGGCATGTTTCTTGCGGCGATCTTGGCCATGAATTCCGGGACCGGGATCAGCGCTTCGTGTATCCGTTCCGCGACAGCCGCGGAGCCGCGGTGCCAAATCCACATCACGCTGTAGACCAACACAGCCAGGATCAACGGGACATATCCGCCCTCGGCGATCTTGGTGAGATTGGCAAGAAAGAAGGCACTGTCGACGACAAGAAAACACCCCGCGACTGAGCCGGCAGCCAACGGGCTCCAGCCCCAGATCTCGCGCATCGCAATGAACAGCAGCGCCGACGTCATCAGCATGGTCAGCGACACGGCGATGCCGTAGGCGGCCGCCAGATTGTCGGATTTGCCAAAGCCGATCGTCAACCCGACGGTCACAATCATCAGCAGCCAGTTGACGGCGCCGACGTAAATCTGCCCATACCCTTCCGATGAGGTCTGCTTGATCGAGAGGCGCGGCAACCAGCCGAGCTGGATCGCCTGCCGTGTCATCGAGAAGGCGCCGGTGATGATCGACTGACTGGCGATGATTGTCGCCACCGTCGCCAGCACAATCAGCGGGATCAGCAGAACCGCGGGACAGAGCCGAAAGAAGATGTTGCCGTCCGTCGGGGCGCCTTCAAGCACGAGCGCTGCCTGTCCTGCATAGTTCAGGATCAGGCTTGGAAAGACCACCGCGAACCAGGCCAGTTTGATTGGTCCCCTGCCGAAATGTCCCATATCGGCATAGAGCGCCTCGGCGCCGGTGACGCAGAGAAATACCGCGCCCAGCACCAGAAAGCCTGTTGCGCCATGCGAGAGCAGGTAGGACAGGCCGTAGGCGGGGTTGAGTGCGGCGAATACGGAAGGATGCTGCACAATGCCGGAAATCCCCATCGCCGCCATTGCGAGAAACCAGACCAGCATCACCGGGCCAAACCAGTGACCGATCGATGCGGTTCCGCGTGATTGAATCGCAAAGAGCGCGACCAGGATGGCGACGGCGGCGGGAACGACACAGGGCTGCAGGGCGGGTGTCGCCATGTTGATGCCCTCCAGCGCCGACAGCACCGAGATCGCCGGTGTAATGGCGCCGTCACCGTAGATCAGTGCCGCTCCGAACAAGCCGAAGGCGACGATGGTCGGCCGATGCTGCTTCTTCACCCCCAACAGGGCCATTAAGGCAAGGATGCCGCCCTCGCCGTCATTGTCGACGCTCATGGCAAACGAGACATATTTCACGGTGGTGATGATGAAGAGAGTCCAGAGCACCAGCGAAAGCGCGCCGAGGACAACACTTGCGTCGGGCGAAGCTTCAGCCGTGCCAAGAATGGTTTTGAACGTATAGAGCGGACTGGTTCCGATATCGCCAAACACGATGCCGAGTGCCGACAGGGCGAGAACGGGCAGCTTGCCCTGCGGAGGTTGCCGGGCAGTTTCGACCGCAAGGGGTGCTGGAGTTTCGCTCAATGTGCCGCCAATTCTGTGATGGTATCAGCAGCAGATAAGCCGAACTCAGAGCAACAGCCAATCGGTTTCGTGCAATTATCGCCTTCCATTGCGACAGCTAAACGACCGACGGGCCGATTGTTCCAACCGACCGCGTGCTTCCGGGCCCTATTCCGCGGCCAGCCCGAACCCAGTCGTTTGCCCGTCGGGGGTGGCGATCAGCCGCTCTGGGACCAGCAGCAGGGTTGGAAGGATCAGGGCATAGACGATCGTGATCGCGATGACGCAGACCGTAAAGCCGCCGAAGTGGTCATAAAGGCTGGTCCCGAGAACATCACCAAATCGCGAAACGACGAAATAGAGGCTGCTCGACATCATCAGCGTCGTCCCCTGCAGGCCGCGAGGGCAGGAGCGAATGATCAAATCCATATAGGCGCCGGTGGCGACTCCGCCCATCAGGCCGATGGGTACCGCGGCGATCAGGGCCCCCGTCATCGTATGAATGAAAAGCAACGGAATCATCTGTGAAACGGCAGCAACGGTCCCCCACAACAACAGCGTTTTGAGGGGAAACCTGCGGCAGAGAAATCCGTACGCGATGAACGTCGG is part of the Bradyrhizobium erythrophlei genome and encodes:
- a CDS encoding potassium transporter Kup, with translation MSETPAPLAVETARQPPQGKLPVLALSALGIVFGDIGTSPLYTFKTILGTAEASPDASVVLGALSLVLWTLFIITTVKYVSFAMSVDNDGEGGILALMALLGVKKQHRPTIVAFGLFGAALIYGDGAITPAISVLSALEGINMATPALQPCVVPAAVAILVALFAIQSRGTASIGHWFGPVMLVWFLAMAAMGISGIVQHPSVFAALNPAYGLSYLLSHGATGFLVLGAVFLCVTGAEALYADMGHFGRGPIKLAWFAVVFPSLILNYAGQAALVLEGAPTDGNIFFRLCPAVLLIPLIVLATVATIIASQSIITGAFSMTRQAIQLGWLPRLSIKQTSSEGYGQIYVGAVNWLLMIVTVGLTIGFGKSDNLAAAYGIAVSLTMLMTSALLFIAMREIWGWSPLAAGSVAGCFLVVDSAFFLANLTKIAEGGYVPLILAVLVYSVMWIWHRGSAAVAERIHEALIPVPEFMAKIAARNMPRVPGTAVFPTRTDRDTPPVMVWHVKHNRALHEHLFVLRVDTLSVPWVASRNRIAITEVAPNFWRAEAHFGFMERPHIPELLAASKALGCTIDLDDVTYYVGHETVIGREDGKGLPAWQEQFFAVMERNAVHISDFFNLPTDQVVEIGRQIAI